In Kineococcus sp. NBC_00420, a single genomic region encodes these proteins:
- a CDS encoding sugar ABC transporter permease, with protein sequence MSTATGSTTPENTQNPQCTPGLPGAQNPLDRQDERLIVTRPGLAGLLANAFERIRGGDLGPLPVVVGLLIIGVIFQALNANYLSPYNVSNLLWQSAAVGLMALGVVLVLLLGEIDLSVGSVAGLSSALFAVGAINQGWPVALMLVLALASGALTGLVYGLLYTRFGVPSFLVTLAGLLALQGVQRYVISTGPSNSIALPSDLVLVRFGQSFVPAALAYAVIVLAIAARTVFALLGGRRRIVAGLSARTTRSVFLTSLLLLLLLLIPTAYSYQQGGRGIALPVLLFIALTIALDVALQRSSWGRSVYAIGGNVEGARRAGINVNRVYVSVFVLCSTLAALGGLMLAARGGTASVATAAADENLNAIAAAVIGGTSLFGGRGRAWSALLGILVIYAIFSGLNLLSLPDPIRFIIIGVVLLVAVIVDSLSRRTRAAAGRA encoded by the coding sequence ATGAGCACGGCAACCGGGTCGACGACTCCTGAGAACACGCAGAACCCGCAGTGCACCCCGGGCCTTCCGGGCGCGCAGAACCCCCTGGACCGTCAGGACGAACGGCTCATCGTCACCCGTCCGGGCCTGGCCGGCCTGCTGGCTAACGCCTTCGAACGCATCCGCGGCGGGGACCTGGGACCGCTGCCCGTCGTCGTCGGACTGCTGATCATCGGGGTCATCTTTCAGGCGCTGAACGCCAACTACCTTTCGCCATACAACGTCTCCAACCTGTTGTGGCAGTCCGCCGCCGTTGGCCTGATGGCCCTGGGCGTCGTGCTGGTCCTCCTGCTAGGGGAGATCGACCTCTCCGTCGGATCAGTCGCGGGCCTGTCCAGCGCACTGTTCGCGGTCGGAGCGATCAACCAGGGCTGGCCGGTCGCGCTGATGCTCGTCCTCGCCCTGGCCTCCGGAGCCCTCACCGGGCTGGTCTACGGCCTGCTTTATACCCGCTTCGGCGTCCCCAGCTTTCTGGTCACCCTCGCCGGTCTGCTGGCCCTGCAAGGCGTGCAGCGCTACGTGATTTCCACCGGCCCCTCCAACTCGATCGCCTTGCCCAGCGACCTCGTCCTCGTCCGCTTCGGCCAGAGCTTCGTCCCCGCCGCCCTGGCTTACGCGGTCATCGTCCTGGCCATCGCCGCCCGCACCGTCTTCGCCCTCCTTGGCGGCCGCCGCCGAATCGTCGCGGGCCTGTCGGCGCGCACGACCCGCAGCGTCTTCCTCACCTCGCTGCTGTTGCTGCTCCTCCTGCTCATCCCCACCGCCTACAGCTACCAGCAGGGAGGACGCGGCATCGCGCTGCCCGTTCTGCTCTTCATCGCACTAACCATCGCCCTTGACGTAGCGCTGCAGCGAAGCTCCTGGGGCCGATCGGTCTACGCCATCGGCGGCAACGTCGAAGGAGCCCGCCGGGCCGGCATCAACGTCAATCGGGTCTACGTCTCAGTCTTCGTCCTCTGCTCCACCCTCGCCGCCCTAGGCGGGCTCATGCTCGCCGCACGTGGTGGTACCGCCTCGGTCGCCACCGCAGCCGCGGATGAGAACCTCAACGCCATCGCCGCCGCAGTCATTGGCGGCACCAGCCTCTTCGGTGGCCGGGGACGGGCGTGGTCGGCTCTGCTGGGCATCCTTGTCATCTACGCAATCTTTAGCGGCCTGAACTTGCTGTCGCTGCCCGACCCCATCCGGTTCATCATCATCGGTGTCGTGCTGCTGGTCGCGGTCATCGTCGACAGCCTTTCCCGACGCACCCGCGCCGCCGCAGGCCGCGCCTGA
- a CDS encoding GAF domain-containing protein, which yields MFKKSTAAAAAMTEQMNQGRADVQAVTEVVRALAKARTPEQAVRAALDTIRDRFGWAYGSYWTLDPAAGVLRFTQESGDVGADFRQVTLQATFAKGVGLSGRAWAEGDLVFVADLAEMTDCVRAPVAQRAGVKSGVCLPITAGGQVMATMDFFTTDTLDPSPGRLAVLRAVAVLVSGALERAHEAVRQEKATQDVEAVSTVIRELTTAASEEQALRVALETIRRDFDWQYGSFWRLDDSLHTAAQVLRFELESGDAGAEFRKVTLEATFAKGVGLSGRAWAREDLVFVEDLAEMTDCVRAPVAQRAGVKSGVCLPILVGGRVVGTMDFFATRTLVMSASRESALRNTAFLIGQAMERFAASRRLAEAGRDLVTSISEVERNVASASEVASRGEYLAVEANEQVAALGQASVEINEVVRAIQSIAAQTKLLALNATIEAARAGESGKGFAVVAEEVKELSGETERATTDVSAKVSTIQSRVDAVVASLNGIHAAVEEINQTQTLISGVLTEQVAVTQAILS from the coding sequence ATGTTCAAGAAGTCGACAGCGGCCGCGGCAGCGATGACCGAGCAGATGAACCAGGGCCGAGCCGACGTGCAGGCAGTCACCGAGGTCGTACGCGCCCTGGCCAAGGCCCGCACCCCCGAGCAGGCCGTGCGGGCGGCGCTGGACACCATCCGCGACCGCTTCGGCTGGGCCTACGGCTCCTATTGGACCCTCGACCCCGCAGCTGGGGTCCTGCGCTTCACCCAGGAGAGCGGTGACGTCGGTGCGGACTTCCGCCAGGTGACCCTGCAGGCCACCTTCGCCAAGGGCGTCGGCCTCTCGGGCCGGGCCTGGGCCGAGGGGGACCTCGTCTTCGTCGCCGACCTCGCCGAGATGACCGACTGCGTACGCGCACCCGTCGCCCAACGCGCCGGGGTGAAGTCGGGAGTGTGCCTACCAATCACCGCAGGTGGGCAGGTCATGGCAACCATGGACTTCTTCACCACCGACACCCTCGACCCCTCCCCCGGCCGCCTGGCGGTGCTGCGGGCCGTGGCCGTGCTGGTCTCCGGCGCGCTGGAACGCGCCCACGAGGCCGTGCGCCAGGAGAAGGCCACGCAGGACGTCGAAGCCGTCTCCACCGTCATCCGCGAATTGACGACGGCCGCGAGCGAGGAGCAGGCGCTGCGGGTCGCCCTGGAAACCATCCGACGCGACTTCGACTGGCAGTACGGCTCGTTCTGGCGCCTGGACGACTCCCTGCACACCGCCGCGCAGGTCCTGCGCTTCGAGCTGGAATCCGGCGACGCCGGCGCGGAATTCCGGAAAGTCACCCTGGAGGCCACCTTCGCCAAGGGCGTCGGCCTCTCAGGCCGAGCGTGGGCCAGGGAGGACTTGGTCTTCGTGGAGGACCTCGCCGAGATGACCGACTGCGTCCGCGCCCCCGTCGCCCAACGCGCCGGGGTGAAGTCCGGTGTCTGCCTGCCGATCCTGGTCGGCGGACGTGTCGTGGGGACCATGGACTTCTTCGCCACCCGCACGCTCGTCATGTCCGCCAGCCGCGAAAGCGCGTTGCGCAACACCGCCTTCCTCATCGGGCAGGCGATGGAGCGTTTCGCCGCGAGCCGTCGCTTGGCCGAGGCCGGTCGCGACCTGGTCACCTCCATCAGCGAGGTGGAACGCAACGTCGCCTCGGCCAGTGAGGTCGCCTCCCGAGGGGAGTACCTGGCGGTGGAGGCCAACGAGCAGGTCGCCGCCCTGGGGCAGGCCAGCGTGGAGATCAACGAGGTCGTCCGCGCGATCCAGTCGATCGCGGCCCAGACGAAGCTGCTCGCACTGAACGCCACCATCGAAGCCGCCCGCGCGGGTGAGAGCGGTAAGGGCTTCGCCGTGGTCGCGGAGGAGGTCAAGGAGCTCTCGGGCGAGACCGAGCGCGCCACCACCGATGTGAGCGCGAAGGTCAGCACCATTCAGAGCCGGGTGGACGCCGTGGTGGCGTCCCTGAACGGTATCCACGCTGCCGTGGAGGAGATCAACCAGACCCAGACCCTCATCAGCGGCGTCCTCACCGAGCAGGTAGCCGTCACCCAGGCGATCCTCAGCTGA
- a CDS encoding ATP-binding cassette domain-containing protein has protein sequence MLENDPTQTGDHGTRPILQLKGIGKRFGVVQALQDINLTVNAGEVVALVGDNGAGKSTLIKIISGVYSPDGGSIVLDGQEVTFHGPRDAQRSGVATVFQDLALCDNLDVVANLFLGQEAKTLRMLDEVAMERRSWELLGQLSARIPSVRIPIASLSGGQRQTVAIARSLLGEPKLIMLDEPTAALGVAQTAEVLNMVERIRERGLGVILISHNMADVQAVADKIYVLRLGRDNGTFEASAPTSELVAAITGASDNVVTARANRRSERTTVAAGIAAGGATSAAGKVSQGGQGSYASQEGAS, from the coding sequence ATGCTCGAGAACGACCCCACCCAGACCGGCGACCACGGCACCCGCCCGATCCTGCAGCTGAAAGGAATCGGCAAGCGTTTCGGTGTGGTCCAGGCGCTGCAGGACATCAACCTCACCGTGAACGCCGGGGAGGTCGTTGCCCTCGTTGGTGACAACGGCGCCGGCAAATCGACCCTCATCAAGATCATTTCCGGGGTCTACTCCCCAGATGGTGGCTCCATCGTGCTCGACGGGCAGGAGGTCACCTTCCACGGCCCCCGCGACGCCCAGCGCAGCGGCGTCGCGACCGTCTTTCAAGACCTCGCACTCTGCGACAACCTCGACGTGGTCGCCAACCTCTTCCTGGGCCAGGAGGCCAAGACCCTGCGCATGCTCGACGAGGTCGCCATGGAGCGGCGGTCGTGGGAGCTGCTGGGCCAGCTGTCCGCCCGCATCCCCTCGGTGCGCATCCCCATTGCCTCGCTGTCCGGGGGGCAGCGCCAGACCGTGGCCATCGCGCGCTCCCTGCTGGGGGAGCCGAAGCTGATCATGCTCGACGAGCCCACCGCCGCCCTGGGCGTCGCCCAGACCGCCGAGGTGCTGAACATGGTCGAGCGCATCCGCGAGCGCGGGCTCGGAGTCATCCTCATCAGCCACAACATGGCCGATGTCCAAGCCGTCGCCGACAAGATCTACGTGCTGCGGCTGGGACGTGACAACGGAACCTTCGAGGCGTCAGCCCCGACCAGTGAACTGGTCGCCGCGATCACCGGCGCCAGCGACAACGTCGTGACCGCCCGAGCCAACCGCCGTTCCGAGCGCACCACAGTCGCCGCTGGAATCGCCGCCGGTGGCGCCACCTCCGCCGCAGGCAAGGTCAGCCAGGGCGGTCAGGGATCGTACGCGTCACAGGAGGGAGCATCATGA
- a CDS encoding GAF domain-containing protein → MISVERVRAGLAAAVADAATPLSAADRLCQACVELLDVDGAAISIVHAGATHGTFGSSNALSRRLDAYQFVYGEGPCLDAVAQHRPVLAEDLTNAEAQRWPAFSASVVEAGVRAVFALPVGVAGDSVGALDLFRHQAGPLSAGAFSGGLLAARLASLPVLDLIAQIEVRASEGVIEGAEQDPWSELESLDRVEIYQATGFLIAQLSDSTPNTPSTPSDAVIRLRGRAFVTGQTASEVAWEILEGRLSIDADGEWRVSGGAGGPDTTSERGTQ, encoded by the coding sequence ATGATCTCGGTTGAGCGTGTGCGGGCCGGGCTGGCCGCCGCGGTTGCTGATGCCGCCACCCCGCTGAGCGCAGCAGATCGCCTCTGCCAGGCCTGCGTGGAGCTCCTTGACGTCGACGGGGCCGCGATCTCGATCGTGCACGCGGGCGCGACTCACGGGACGTTCGGGTCCAGCAACGCGCTGAGCCGGCGCTTGGACGCCTACCAGTTCGTCTATGGCGAAGGTCCTTGCCTGGACGCCGTCGCCCAGCATCGCCCGGTGCTGGCTGAGGACCTCACCAACGCTGAAGCTCAGCGGTGGCCGGCGTTCTCCGCCAGCGTCGTGGAGGCCGGGGTCCGCGCGGTGTTCGCGCTGCCGGTGGGGGTGGCCGGTGACAGTGTCGGCGCACTGGACCTGTTCCGGCATCAGGCGGGCCCGCTCTCGGCGGGCGCCTTCAGTGGTGGTCTGCTCGCGGCGCGACTGGCGAGCTTGCCGGTGCTGGACCTGATCGCCCAGATCGAGGTCCGCGCCAGTGAAGGCGTCATCGAGGGCGCGGAGCAGGATCCGTGGAGTGAGCTGGAGTCGCTGGATCGGGTGGAGATCTATCAGGCCACCGGGTTCCTCATCGCCCAGCTCAGTGACAGCACCCCGAACACGCCCAGCACCCCCAGCGACGCGGTGATCCGGCTGCGCGGACGGGCTTTCGTCACCGGCCAGACCGCTAGTGAGGTGGCCTGGGAGATCCTCGAGGGGCGGTTGAGCATCGACGCCGACGGCGAGTGGCGGGTCAGTGGTGGCGCCGGCGGTCCGGACACGACGAGTGAACGGGGAACCCAGTGA
- a CDS encoding GAF and ANTAR domain-containing protein, whose protein sequence is MSPAGNEKNRDNEKNRDTETNVTTEKSLENGKDAAGREGAVTRSFVALATSLAVGADIVDLLTRLTGDCARLLDITSAGLLLEDGHGVLHVMAASSEETQRLELFQTQRDEGPCLDCFHSATPISVPDLGAQERWPNFTAAARRHGFSSVHAIPMRLRTYTIGALGLFSERAGALNEEDLTLAQALADVASVALVQHETSFTPPPIAPLPTDSPTATASLAIPPAITLRLQEALHARVLVEQAKGVLAYRGKISTHTAFEVLRHYADSHDQRLSTVAGWLVHGDLPAAVILEHSATS, encoded by the coding sequence GTGAGCCCCGCCGGCAATGAGAAGAACCGCGACAACGAGAAGAACCGCGACACCGAGACGAACGTCACCACCGAGAAGAGTCTCGAGAACGGGAAGGACGCTGCTGGGCGCGAGGGTGCCGTCACCCGCTCCTTCGTGGCTCTGGCCACGAGTCTGGCGGTGGGTGCGGACATCGTGGACCTGCTGACGCGGTTGACCGGTGACTGCGCGCGGTTGTTGGACATCACCTCCGCGGGACTTCTGCTCGAGGACGGCCACGGGGTCCTGCACGTGATGGCCGCCTCCTCTGAGGAGACCCAACGTCTGGAGCTGTTCCAAACCCAGCGCGATGAAGGCCCGTGCCTGGACTGCTTCCACTCCGCCACCCCCATCAGCGTTCCCGACCTGGGCGCTCAGGAGCGGTGGCCGAACTTCACCGCCGCCGCCAGGCGGCACGGTTTCTCCTCCGTGCACGCGATACCGATGCGCCTGCGCACCTACACCATCGGCGCCCTGGGCCTGTTCAGCGAACGCGCCGGGGCACTGAACGAGGAGGATTTGACCTTGGCGCAGGCGCTAGCGGACGTGGCCAGCGTCGCACTCGTGCAGCACGAGACCAGTTTCACCCCACCCCCGATCGCCCCACTCCCGACAGACTCGCCCACGGCGACCGCGTCGTTAGCCATTCCGCCCGCGATCACCCTGCGGCTGCAGGAAGCTCTGCATGCCCGGGTGCTGGTCGAGCAGGCCAAGGGTGTTCTGGCCTACCGCGGCAAGATCAGCACCCACACCGCGTTCGAGGTCTTGCGCCACTACGCTGACAGTCACGATCAGCGCTTGAGCACCGTTGCTGGTTGGCTCGTGCACGGCGATCTACCGGCCGCGGTGATCCTCGAGCACTCCGCCACGTCCTGA
- a CDS encoding MarR family winged helix-turn-helix transcriptional regulator: MEALMITEPPGAEVLTTSTAALPLPLPGAQTLHDVIAISPSSGLELAHLAMQVGLAVGALLDTAAAQVELVTSDLRALYFLDMRGTRTAGELARQLMVQQSCVTLLAGRLESKQLLQRHRDPGDRRKVLLQITPAGQNLVRQVAARARYDVRRLFAPLSPAQSAYLAVLLGEIAEARPESGSAAESGSGVGQLSRAAEPGS, encoded by the coding sequence GTGGAAGCGTTGATGATCACCGAGCCGCCGGGTGCCGAAGTCCTCACAACGTCTACCGCAGCGCTTCCTCTCCCCTTGCCCGGCGCGCAGACACTGCACGACGTCATCGCGATCTCACCCTCGAGCGGCCTGGAACTGGCCCACCTGGCGATGCAAGTGGGGCTGGCCGTCGGCGCGCTGCTCGACACCGCCGCCGCGCAGGTGGAGCTGGTGACCAGCGACCTGCGGGCCCTGTACTTCCTGGACATGCGCGGGACCCGCACCGCAGGGGAGCTGGCGAGGCAATTGATGGTCCAGCAGTCCTGCGTGACGCTGCTGGCCGGGCGGCTGGAGAGCAAGCAGCTGCTGCAGCGCCACCGCGACCCGGGTGATCGCCGGAAGGTCCTGCTGCAGATCACCCCGGCCGGTCAGAATCTGGTGCGTCAGGTCGCCGCCCGGGCGCGCTACGACGTGCGGCGGCTGTTCGCCCCGCTGTCACCGGCCCAGTCCGCATACCTGGCGGTCCTGCTCGGCGAGATCGCTGAGGCGCGGCCGGAGAGTGGCTCGGCAGCTGAGTCGGGCAGCGGAGTCGGGCAGCTGAGCCGGGCAGCTGAGCCGGGCAGCTGA
- a CDS encoding GAF and ANTAR domain-containing protein, which yields MSGPVTNDPSPHEQRLAEVFVELADTLIHDVDVADFLQSLTEHCVELLPANAAGLMLADEHGRLHLAAATSSTTRDLGLFELAQEQGPCVDAFTTEQPLLNVAIASTNAATRWPAFTTAAAQAGVTSTSALPMRLHGQVVGALNLLSNRHDPLSATSLALGQALADVATIALLNEGSLREKTPLSKQLHSALQSRVVIEQAKGVLAARAGISVEDAFVWLRRHARSHGMALTQVAAGVVAGELRLDLDHTLEPPAPEPQTPGHQAPRHQAPSATSGAGTGSSLSSDAGAAESDPLASTSETVLAPLDLEILRMIAAGDAGAAVAHRLAIPITEVTLRMMLIRAQLGVTSTAGAVQVARRDGII from the coding sequence ATGAGTGGACCCGTCACGAACGACCCCAGTCCGCATGAGCAACGCCTAGCCGAGGTCTTCGTCGAACTAGCTGACACCCTCATCCACGACGTCGACGTCGCCGACTTCCTGCAGTCCCTGACCGAACACTGCGTGGAGCTACTGCCAGCCAACGCGGCGGGACTGATGCTGGCCGATGAACACGGGCGCCTGCACCTAGCCGCCGCCACCTCCAGCACGACCCGCGATCTGGGACTCTTCGAGCTGGCGCAGGAACAGGGCCCGTGCGTGGACGCCTTCACCACCGAGCAGCCCCTCCTGAACGTAGCTATCGCCAGCACGAACGCCGCGACACGGTGGCCGGCGTTCACCACCGCCGCAGCCCAAGCCGGGGTGACGTCCACCTCAGCGTTGCCGATGCGCCTACACGGGCAGGTGGTCGGGGCGTTGAACCTCCTCAGCAACCGCCACGACCCCCTCTCTGCAACATCGCTGGCGTTGGGACAGGCACTGGCCGACGTCGCCACCATCGCCTTGCTGAACGAAGGCTCCCTACGGGAGAAGACACCACTCTCGAAGCAGCTGCACTCAGCGTTGCAGAGCCGGGTCGTGATCGAGCAGGCCAAGGGTGTTCTCGCCGCACGCGCCGGCATCAGCGTCGAAGACGCCTTCGTGTGGCTGCGTCGACACGCCCGCAGCCACGGGATGGCGTTGACGCAGGTGGCGGCGGGGGTCGTGGCCGGTGAGCTTCGCCTCGACCTCGACCATACCCTCGAGCCGCCTGCACCCGAGCCGCAAACACCGGGACATCAAGCGCCCAGACACCAAGCGCCCTCAGCAACTTCAGGGGCCGGCACTGGTTCTTCGCTGAGCTCAGATGCCGGGGCAGCAGAGTCTGATCCACTGGCCAGCACGTCCGAAACGGTGCTGGCGCCGCTGGACCTGGAGATCCTGCGGATGATCGCTGCGGGGGACGCGGGAGCTGCGGTGGCTCACCGCCTGGCGATCCCCATCACCGAGGTCACGCTGCGGATGATGCTCATTCGAGCACAACTGGGGGTCACCAGCACAGCCGGCGCGGTGCAGGTCGCCCGCCGCGACGGCATCATCTGA
- a CDS encoding STAS domain-containing protein: MALLAQSLAHRTAERFTVLLVPPRTRLRITPTDAREMALMSCTVLQPLRDPAPRSVWTWSGELDAADVPALTKTWGHLLDDHPDSVVDLTVDLAAVTFLDCAILSLLVQANNYPGTRLALLSVPAIVAKLLQVTELAEYFTIAWMPLEAVEQP, encoded by the coding sequence GTGGCCTTGCTCGCTCAATCGCTCGCTCATCGAACCGCAGAACGTTTCACTGTCCTGCTTGTGCCGCCCCGGACCCGGTTGCGCATCACGCCAACGGATGCCCGGGAAATGGCGCTCATGAGCTGCACCGTTCTTCAACCCCTCCGCGATCCTGCTCCGCGCTCTGTCTGGACATGGAGCGGTGAGCTCGACGCCGCCGACGTCCCAGCGCTGACGAAAACGTGGGGTCACCTGCTCGACGACCATCCTGACTCGGTCGTCGACCTCACCGTCGACTTGGCCGCGGTCACGTTCCTCGACTGCGCGATCCTCTCGCTCCTAGTACAGGCCAACAACTACCCCGGGACGCGGCTGGCGCTTCTCTCAGTTCCTGCCATCGTGGCCAAGCTGTTGCAAGTCACCGAACTGGCGGAGTACTTCACCATCGCGTGGATGCCGCTCGAGGCGGTCGAGCAGCCGTGA
- a CDS encoding PAS domain-containing protein — translation MSLISSHDYHRRRAQRVLHLLRGLWGDDLPAGPEPELTVLIDAVAGDDGLGSQDGYVVQSDRLTYEALALLLRRCSTPAVAARALPRELLSRVFAASTHPDLESPLIQAPLIQAPVIQPPVSETPALEQPYPTHDGCDVRGFADPSQAVGTWHLDGEQQLLSWDETCAALLERQDAPRCIEVIEEVEVWTHPEDRAAVAEGWQRCIETAVPHQARFRALRPRGGYIPCFSAGRRIVDAAGKVHVVGFLQHDETAQHQLS, via the coding sequence TTGAGCCTGATCTCCAGCCACGACTACCACCGGCGCCGCGCCCAACGCGTCCTGCACCTGCTGCGGGGACTGTGGGGAGACGACCTACCCGCCGGACCGGAGCCGGAGCTGACCGTCCTCATCGATGCCGTCGCCGGCGATGATGGCCTGGGCAGTCAGGACGGCTACGTCGTCCAGAGCGACCGTCTCACCTACGAAGCCCTGGCCTTGCTGCTGCGCAGGTGCAGCACCCCCGCGGTCGCTGCGCGAGCGTTGCCGCGTGAGCTGCTCTCCCGCGTCTTCGCCGCTTCTACCCATCCTGACCTGGAGTCTCCGCTCATCCAGGCTCCGCTCATCCAGGCTCCGGTCATCCAGCCTCCAGTCAGCGAGACTCCTGCGCTGGAGCAGCCCTACCCCACCCACGACGGGTGCGACGTCCGCGGGTTCGCCGATCCCTCCCAAGCCGTCGGGACCTGGCACCTAGACGGTGAACAACAGCTACTCAGCTGGGACGAGACCTGCGCCGCACTCCTGGAACGCCAAGACGCACCACGCTGCATCGAGGTCATAGAGGAAGTCGAAGTCTGGACCCACCCCGAAGATCGCGCCGCGGTGGCTGAGGGGTGGCAACGCTGCATTGAGACCGCCGTCCCGCACCAGGCGCGGTTTCGGGCGCTGCGCCCTCGGGGTGGCTACATCCCCTGCTTCTCTGCCGGACGGCGCATCGTCGATGCCGCGGGGAAGGTCCACGTGGTGGGCTTCCTCCAACACGACGAGACCGCTCAACACCAACTCAGCTGA
- a CDS encoding substrate-binding domain-containing protein translates to MKRSNLIALAGAASVAVLGLSACSSGSSGSGGGDGLTIAFLMPESNTTRYETFDRPLFEAKVKELAPGSTILYSNANGDPTQQQSQLESVLAQGPDVVVLNAADSVQGESLVTTAASADVPVIAYDRFIDNDDVSYYVSFDNPVVGQLQAQSLVDHLKNDLGKTSGDLLMVNGAPTDPNAAQYKQGAHSVIDKSGFSVVGEFDTPNWAADDAQQWVEGQLGTIDRASLLGVYAGNDSTASGVIAALSGAGITPVPPVTGQDAELTAVQRVVAGTQYMSVYKSIKQQAEDAAAAAVALAGDSEPTSATTTDGIPATLLTPVAMTAQNIADTVIADGVYTSEDICTPELQAACTELGLS, encoded by the coding sequence ATGAAGCGCTCGAATCTGATCGCCTTGGCTGGCGCGGCCAGCGTGGCCGTGCTGGGGCTGTCCGCGTGCAGCTCCGGCAGCAGCGGAAGCGGTGGCGGCGACGGCCTCACCATCGCGTTCTTGATGCCGGAGTCCAACACCACTCGCTACGAAACCTTCGACCGTCCCCTCTTCGAGGCCAAGGTCAAGGAACTTGCCCCCGGATCCACGATCCTGTACTCCAACGCCAACGGGGATCCCACCCAGCAGCAGTCGCAGCTGGAGTCGGTCCTGGCGCAAGGCCCGGACGTGGTGGTGCTCAACGCCGCCGACTCCGTGCAAGGCGAATCCCTGGTCACCACCGCCGCCTCCGCTGACGTCCCGGTCATCGCCTATGACCGCTTCATCGACAACGACGACGTCAGCTACTACGTCTCCTTCGACAACCCCGTCGTCGGGCAACTGCAGGCCCAGAGCCTCGTGGATCACCTCAAGAACGACCTCGGGAAGACCTCCGGGGACCTGCTCATGGTGAACGGGGCTCCCACCGACCCTAACGCCGCGCAGTACAAGCAGGGCGCCCACAGCGTCATCGACAAGAGCGGATTCAGCGTGGTGGGGGAATTCGACACCCCCAACTGGGCCGCTGACGACGCCCAGCAGTGGGTCGAGGGCCAGCTGGGCACGATCGACCGCGCTTCCCTCCTCGGCGTCTACGCCGGCAACGACAGCACCGCCAGCGGTGTGATCGCCGCCCTCAGCGGCGCCGGCATCACCCCCGTCCCGCCGGTCACGGGGCAGGACGCCGAACTGACCGCGGTGCAGCGCGTCGTCGCCGGCACCCAGTACATGAGCGTCTACAAGTCGATCAAGCAGCAGGCCGAAGACGCCGCCGCTGCCGCGGTCGCTTTGGCCGGTGACAGCGAGCCGACGTCGGCGACCACCACCGACGGCATCCCCGCCACCCTGCTGACGCCGGTGGCGATGACCGCCCAGAACATCGCCGACACCGTCATCGCCGACGGCGTCTACACCAGCGAGGACATCTGTACCCCCGAGCTGCAGGCCGCGTGCACCGAACTGGGCCTGTCGTGA
- a CDS encoding GAF and ANTAR domain-containing protein, with protein MRRESDVIQALVKLADSLVVDYDPLDLLQRVVDNCMRVLDVTAVGLLLAGQSSGQLSGQGRQLQVVAASSEQMRVLEVIQLHINRGPCLEAYARGERVVAEDLEELRRRWADFATDVAAAGFRAVAAVPLRLREHKIGALGLFSDREHAPTDVDIDVAQAFADIATIALLQQQAIDNAEAVSAHLQHALESRVIIEQAKGIIATQQRIPVSDAFTVIRDHARSRNVKLSEVTRAIVAGELTARDLRAGPVRSSSSRPR; from the coding sequence ATGAGACGAGAGTCCGACGTGATCCAGGCTCTGGTGAAGCTGGCCGACAGCCTGGTCGTCGACTACGACCCGCTGGATCTGCTACAGCGCGTCGTCGACAACTGCATGCGTGTACTCGACGTCACTGCCGTCGGGCTGCTGCTGGCCGGGCAGTCGAGCGGGCAGTTGAGCGGGCAGGGCAGGCAGCTGCAGGTCGTCGCCGCCTCCAGCGAGCAGATGCGTGTCTTGGAGGTCATCCAGCTGCACATCAACCGGGGCCCGTGCCTGGAGGCCTACGCCCGCGGCGAACGCGTCGTGGCCGAGGATCTTGAAGAGCTGCGCCGACGCTGGGCTGACTTCGCCACCGACGTGGCCGCGGCGGGCTTCCGTGCTGTGGCCGCGGTTCCGCTGCGCCTGCGCGAGCACAAGATCGGCGCCCTGGGCCTGTTCAGCGACCGCGAACACGCCCCCACCGACGTCGACATCGACGTCGCCCAGGCCTTCGCCGACATCGCCACGATCGCCCTCCTGCAGCAGCAGGCCATCGATAACGCCGAGGCGGTCAGCGCACACCTGCAGCATGCGTTGGAGTCGCGCGTGATCATCGAGCAGGCCAAAGGCATCATCGCCACCCAGCAGCGGATTCCGGTCTCCGACGCCTTCACCGTCATCCGGGACCACGCCCGCAGCCGCAACGTCAAGCTGTCGGAGGTGACCCGGGCCATCGTGGCCGGTGAGCTCACCGCGCGGGACCTGCGCGCTGGTCCGGTGCGCTCGAGCTCGTCGCGCCCTCGGTGA